From a single Meles meles chromosome Y, mMelMel3.1 paternal haplotype, whole genome shotgun sequence genomic region:
- the LOC123935786 gene encoding amelogenin, X isoform-like, which produces MGTWILFACLLGAAFTMPLPPHPGHPGYINFSYENSHFQAPNFGKTALVLTPLKWYQNIRHPYTSYGYEPMGGWLHHQIIPVLSQQNLPSHALQPHHHIPMMPAQQPVVPQQPMMPVPGQHSMTPTQHHQPNLPLPAQQPFQPQPVQPQAHQPIQPQPPVHPIQPLPPQPPLPPMFPIQPLPPMLPDLPLEAWPATDKTKREEVVSSP; this is translated from the exons ATGGGGACCTGGATTTTGTTTGCCTGCCTCTTGGGAGCAGCCTTCACTATGCCT CTACCACCTCATCCTGGGCACCCTGGTTATATCAACTTCAGCTATGA gaACTCACATTTTCAGGCTCCCAATTTTGGGAAGACTGCGTTG GTCCTTACACCTCTGAAATGGTACCAGAACATAAGGCATCCG TACACTTCCTATGGTTACGAACCCATGGGTGGATGGCTGCACCACCAAATTATTCCCGTGCTGTCCCAGCAGAATCTCCCAAGCCACGCCCTACAGCCTCATCACCACATCCCCATGATGCCAGCTCAGCAGCCCGTGGTCCCCCAGCAACCAATGATGCCAGTTCCTGGCCAACACTCCATGACTCCAACCCAACACCACCAGCCaaacctccctctgcctgcccagcaGCCCTTCCAGCCCCAGCCCGTCCAGCCACAGGCTCACCAGCCCATCCAGCCCCAGCCTCCCGTGCACCCCATCCAGCCCCTGCCGCCACAGCCACCTCTGCCTCCGATGTTCCCCATACAGCCCCTGCCCCCCATGCTTCCTGACCTGCCTCTGGAAGCCTGGCCAGCAACAGATAAGACCAAGCGGGAGGAAGTGGTGAGTAGCCCTTGA